In Rhodopirellula islandica, a single window of DNA contains:
- a CDS encoding alpha/beta hydrolase produces MSYDVDLFSESVLPTDLPAMKTNRLINQNRLWSVALTALLMATTCFGAEPADVVAVWPSAAPKWDAPTEPESDFTKPTDNQVGGRRLIRLGNVSTPEMHVFPAKDENGDPSKTVMVICPGGGFSILAWDLEGTEIAEQLVAGGVTSVVLKYRVPTRSMDPKWKPPVQDIQRSIALIRAGKVTGNAPDQVGVMGFSAGGQAACRAATITERQYEAIDEHDQKIQLPDFACLIYPAWLVKEDSPTELDGFEINENSPPMFLVHGENDRLTVMNCVTMFTQLHNAGVPSALHVFTGSGHGFGGRMDGRADDLWPELCLRWLRDENLLTGN; encoded by the coding sequence ATGAGTTACGATGTCGACCTGTTCTCCGAAAGTGTTCTCCCCACGGATTTGCCTGCCATGAAAACCAATCGCTTGATCAATCAAAACAGACTTTGGAGCGTCGCCCTGACCGCCCTGCTGATGGCCACCACCTGTTTCGGCGCGGAGCCCGCCGATGTGGTTGCCGTTTGGCCCTCCGCAGCACCGAAATGGGACGCGCCCACCGAACCAGAAAGTGACTTCACCAAACCAACCGACAATCAAGTCGGTGGTCGACGGTTGATTCGCCTGGGAAATGTGTCCACTCCTGAAATGCACGTCTTTCCGGCGAAAGATGAGAATGGCGATCCTTCCAAGACTGTGATGGTCATCTGCCCAGGGGGTGGGTTCTCGATTCTGGCTTGGGACTTGGAAGGCACCGAAATCGCTGAGCAACTGGTCGCCGGCGGTGTGACCAGTGTGGTTTTGAAGTACCGCGTTCCAACTCGTTCGATGGATCCCAAATGGAAGCCGCCCGTCCAAGACATCCAACGTTCAATCGCCCTGATTCGGGCAGGCAAGGTCACGGGCAACGCCCCCGATCAGGTTGGTGTGATGGGATTTTCTGCCGGTGGTCAAGCGGCATGCCGCGCAGCGACAATCACAGAACGTCAGTACGAAGCCATCGATGAGCATGACCAAAAGATCCAGCTTCCCGATTTCGCTTGTCTGATCTATCCCGCTTGGTTGGTCAAAGAGGATTCACCCACGGAACTGGACGGATTTGAGATCAACGAGAACTCACCTCCGATGTTCTTGGTCCATGGAGAAAATGATCGTCTGACAGTCATGAACTGCGTGACCATGTTCACCCAACTGCACAACGCGGGGGTGCCGTCGGCACTGCACGTGTTCACCGGAAGCGGGCACGGTTTCGGCGGACGAATGGACGGTCGAGCCGACGACCTTTGGCCCGAACTCTGTCTGCGCTGGCTGCGTGACGAAAACCTTCTAACAGGAAACTAA